The genomic DNA AGGGCGTCGCGGAACTGGTCGTATATGGTTTCGTGCACATAGGCACGCTTCGTGGCGACGCAGACCTGACCGCTATTCGCGAAGGCCGACCAGAGCAGCCTTTGAGCAGTCTCTGCAATATCGACGTCGGGCAGCACGATCGCCGCGTCATTCCCACCTAGTTCGAGCGTTAAGCGCTTGAGTGTGGGCGAGGCGCTCTGCATCACACGCCGCCCGGTGGCAGTCGAACCCGTAAAGCTGACTTTGTCCACGCCGGGGTGAGCGGTCATCATTGGCCCAAGGGCATCACCGCCCGTGATGATGTTAAGCACGCCGGCGGGCACAAGGTCGCGAACCAGTTCACCAATCCGAAGCACCGTCATTGGCGTGAATGGCGAGGGTTTGAGCACAAGCGTGTTGCCCGTCAGCAGCGCCGGAGCAATCTTCCAAATCGAAAGCACGACCGGAAAGTTCCACGTAGAAATGCCCGCTACCACCCCGATCGGCACATATCGGGTGATCTGCTTGCGCCCAGGGCCAGCCTCCATCTCGCGGTCCGGCAGGGTCAATGTCGCCGTAGCCTCGCACCACTGCACAGCAGCCATGACTTCGAATTGAGCTTGCTCGCGAGGCTTGCCTTGTTCACGAGTGAGCATCGCCGCCAGCTCTGCGGCATTGGCCGCGATGGTCTCGCCGATTCGATTGACGATCGCCGCGCGTTCAGCCCAGGGAGTGTTGCGCCACGCCGGAAAGGCGCCGCGGGCAGCGGTGATAGCCGCTTCAAGTTCTGCCGCACCGGCATCCGGAACTGAGCCAATGACCGTCCCAGTGGCGGGATTGATCACCTCGATAGAGCTTTGCGAATTGACCGCCTGACCGTTGATAGTCATGCTGAGATCGTCGTTAGTCATCGTCTGGGTTCCTTCACGCGGGGAGCTCTATGACCGGCCCAAGTTGATTGGTCCGCATTGATTGTTGGAGTTTAGTCATGCCCTTGGCCAGTGTTGGCCGCAGGCGGAGCCGAGCAAAGCTGAAGGGCGGCACTGCTTTACTCAATACCGAGCATGCGAGCTCGCACGAGGCGACGATAGCGGCTTTTCGACCTTCTGTGATCCACTGCCCGGTGGCCGCCTGCAGCATCAGTCAGGCCCCCGTCTCAGAGTTGTCTCAACGACTGCGCGCACCTGGCGCGGGCGGTAGATCGCCGTGTGCGCACCGGACATCAGCACGCGTCCATCATGCGCGACGCGCACGTCCAGTACAGTGAAGAGGTGACCGTTGGTCTCGAAATGGCGCGTCACACGCGCGCGGGTCTGCAGCGTGCCCGGGCCGCGCAAGACGCCATGAAAGTGAACGTCGCTGCCGACATGGATCCAGGGGCCGAGCTTGACGTGCTTGGCCAGCACGAAATTCGCGTGATGCAGTAGCCAGCCCGGCGACGTGACCGCACCGCCTTCGTAAACGGCCAGCGTCTCGCGCGTGTCGCTCAGATAGGCAGCGCCGTAGCGTTCATCGAAGGCAGTGTCACAGGTCCCGAGCACCGTACCTTCAGCGAGGCTTTCCGGCGAGGCGTCCGGGCGGGCGGCCGCCGCAAAGGGTGTGCGAAAGGGGATGTCGTCGAGCGTGACATTGGGCGGATCAACGAGATGCGCCCCACCCTGCGCACATAGAATATCGCGGCTTGAGAGCGTCAGCACGAGCCCCCGCCCTTGCGGCGAACCTTCCGCGATCGCCTCGTCGCCGTCATAGACAGGCTTCAGGAAGCGCGCGCTCATGAAGCCGCGGCGCAGGAAGTCGTAGCCCCAAAGTGCGGCCGGCACATGGCTCATATAAGCGAAGACCTCGACGCCTGGCACAAGGCCGCCGCTGAAACCGAAGCGCCGCGCGGTCGCATCGTCGTGGATCTTGTTGTCGTTGTCGGTCGCGGTGTTGAACGCGACCAGTCGGTAAGTACTCATCTCTACGACCCTCGGCGGAAGAAAGCGCGGCGCAGGCCCGAGCGTTCAAACGGCGCCCAGGCACCCTCCGGTTGCGC from Sphingopyxis macrogoltabida includes the following:
- a CDS encoding MaoC family dehydratase, whose product is MSTYRLVAFNTATDNDNKIHDDATARRFGFSGGLVPGVEVFAYMSHVPAALWGYDFLRRGFMSARFLKPVYDGDEAIAEGSPQGRGLVLTLSSRDILCAQGGAHLVDPPNVTLDDIPFRTPFAAAARPDASPESLAEGTVLGTCDTAFDERYGAAYLSDTRETLAVYEGGAVTSPGWLLHHANFVLAKHVKLGPWIHVGSDVHFHGVLRGPGTLQTRARVTRHFETNGHLFTVLDVRVAHDGRVLMSGAHTAIYRPRQVRAVVETTLRRGPD
- a CDS encoding aldehyde dehydrogenase family protein, coding for MTNDDLSMTINGQAVNSQSSIEVINPATGTVIGSVPDAGAAELEAAITAARGAFPAWRNTPWAERAAIVNRIGETIAANAAELAAMLTREQGKPREQAQFEVMAAVQWCEATATLTLPDREMEAGPGRKQITRYVPIGVVAGISTWNFPVVLSIWKIAPALLTGNTLVLKPSPFTPMTVLRIGELVRDLVPAGVLNIITGGDALGPMMTAHPGVDKVSFTGSTATGRRVMQSASPTLKRLTLELGGNDAAIVLPDVDIAETAQRLLWSAFANSGQVCVATKRAYVHETIYDQFRDALAELVKAMPMGDGSQQGIALGPIQNRPQFDRVNGLLEDCKANGHRLIQGAAPDGKGLFVPATLVDNPPEDSRIVQEEQFGPVLPLLKYTTVEEAIERANASEMGLAGTVWSKNMDAALHVAERMETGNVWINEGLALSPFAAFGGRKQSGIGVENGIDGLMAYTEPKTFVIAE